In one window of Hymenobacter nivis DNA:
- a CDS encoding acyltransferase, translating to MPHAAPDFYAHPTAVLDEGCQIGRGSRVWHFCHVCAGAAIGEDCNLGQNVFVADGVTLGRNVKVQNNVSLYGGVVCEDDVFLGPSVVFTNVKNPRSAVPRQGPGHYQTTHLAQGASVGANATIVCGVRLGPYAFVGAGSVVTRDVPAYALVYGNPARPQGWMSAAGHRLRFDKKRHATCPETGETYELSADEKTVKTVD from the coding sequence ATGCCCCACGCCGCCCCTGATTTTTACGCCCACCCCACGGCCGTGCTCGACGAAGGCTGCCAGATTGGGCGCGGGAGCCGCGTGTGGCACTTTTGCCACGTGTGCGCCGGGGCCGCCATCGGCGAGGACTGCAACCTGGGCCAAAACGTATTTGTGGCCGACGGCGTGACCCTGGGCCGCAACGTGAAAGTACAAAACAACGTGAGCCTCTACGGCGGCGTGGTCTGCGAGGACGATGTGTTTCTGGGGCCCTCGGTGGTGTTCACGAACGTGAAAAACCCGCGCAGCGCCGTGCCCCGCCAGGGCCCCGGCCACTACCAGACCACGCACTTGGCGCAGGGCGCGAGCGTGGGGGCCAACGCCACCATTGTGTGCGGGGTGCGGCTGGGGCCCTACGCCTTCGTGGGGGCGGGCAGCGTCGTCACGCGCGACGTGCCGGCCTACGCCCTGGTGTACGGCAACCCCGCCCGGCCCCAGGGCTGGATGAGCGCCGCCGGCCACCGCCTGCGCTTCGACAAAAAGCGCCACGCCACCTGCCCCGAAACCGGCGAAACCTACGAGCTGAGTGCCGACGAAAAAACCGTTAAAACGGTGGATTAG
- a CDS encoding nucleotide sugar dehydrogenase, which produces MYDQLLRKEATLAVIGLGYVGLPIALEFAKQLKVIGFDINAGRIAQMQQAIDPSGELAAQDFEGCDITFTDSLDVLRQAQFYIVAVPTPIDEHAQPDLRPLLGASTSVGKVLKQGDYVVFESTVYPGCTEEDCIPVMEKLSGLKFPNDFKVGYSPERINPGDKEHTLRRIVKVVSGNDAEALDTVAKVYELVVDAGVHRASSIRVAEAAKIIENTQRDVNIALMNELSMIFDRMNINTYEVLEAAGTKWNFLKFSPGLVGGHCIGVDPYYLTYKAKELGYDAKVILSGRTTNDNMGAYIARKTVQMMIKKGKDVAKSRVLVMGATFKENVEDIRNSKVADVIQELKNFSVNVDIVDPHADSNELLHEYGFRLTANDDIRTDYDAVIVAVGHKPYAEKDEAYFQSITTENAVLIDIKGLYRGKMQELHYWSL; this is translated from the coding sequence ATGTACGACCAATTATTGCGCAAGGAGGCCACACTGGCCGTTATCGGCCTCGGCTACGTGGGCCTTCCCATCGCCCTCGAATTTGCCAAGCAGCTCAAAGTCATTGGCTTCGACATCAACGCCGGGCGCATTGCGCAGATGCAGCAGGCCATCGACCCCAGCGGCGAGCTGGCGGCCCAGGATTTTGAGGGCTGCGACATCACCTTCACCGACTCGCTGGACGTGCTGCGGCAGGCGCAATTCTACATCGTGGCCGTGCCCACGCCCATCGACGAGCACGCCCAGCCCGACCTCCGGCCGCTGCTGGGGGCCTCCACCTCGGTGGGCAAGGTACTGAAACAGGGTGATTACGTGGTGTTTGAGAGCACCGTGTACCCGGGCTGCACCGAGGAAGACTGCATTCCGGTGATGGAAAAGCTCTCGGGCCTGAAATTTCCGAACGACTTTAAGGTGGGCTACTCGCCCGAGCGCATCAACCCCGGCGACAAGGAGCACACGCTGCGCCGCATTGTGAAGGTGGTGAGCGGCAACGACGCCGAGGCCCTGGACACGGTGGCCAAGGTGTACGAGCTGGTGGTGGACGCTGGTGTGCACCGCGCCAGCAGCATCCGGGTGGCCGAGGCCGCCAAAATCATCGAAAACACCCAGCGCGACGTCAACATCGCGCTGATGAACGAGCTGTCGATGATTTTCGACCGCATGAACATTAACACCTACGAGGTGCTGGAGGCGGCCGGTACGAAGTGGAACTTCCTGAAGTTCAGCCCCGGCCTGGTGGGCGGCCACTGCATCGGCGTGGACCCGTACTACCTGACCTACAAGGCCAAGGAGCTGGGCTACGACGCTAAAGTCATCCTGAGCGGCCGCACCACCAACGACAACATGGGGGCCTACATCGCCCGCAAAACGGTGCAGATGATGATCAAGAAGGGCAAGGACGTGGCCAAGAGCCGCGTGCTGGTGATGGGCGCCACCTTCAAGGAGAACGTGGAGGACATCCGCAACTCAAAGGTGGCCGACGTGATTCAGGAGCTGAAAAACTTCTCGGTGAACGTGGACATCGTGGACCCGCACGCCGATTCCAACGAGCTGCTGCACGAGTACGGCTTCCGCCTGACGGCCAACGACGACATTCGCACCGACTATGACGCCGTGATTGTAGCCGTGGGCCACAAGCCCTACGCCGAAAAGGACGAAGCTTATTTTCAGTCCATCACGACCGAAAACGCCGTATTGATCGACATCAAGGGCCTGTACCGTGGCAAAATGCAGGAGCTGCACTACTGGAGCCTATAA
- the galE gene encoding UDP-glucose 4-epimerase GalE yields the protein MKKILVTGGAGYIGSHTVVELAQAGYEPVIIDNFSNSRESVLDGLKAILGHEVRCYDVNCANADALRWVLKQEKDIAGVIHFAAFKAVGESVQKPLAYFQNNVGSLLTLLQVMPEFGIENLVFSSSCTVYGNPDALPVTEATPTKPATSPYGRTKQMCEDIVHDVAGASSNQLRTILLRYFNPIGAHESAKIGELPLGTPNNLVPFITQTAAGIREKLTIFGNDYDTPDGTNVRDYIHVVDLARAHIVAVQRLLDRKAADTVETFNVGTGHGNTVLEVVQAFEKASGQQLNYAIGPRRPGDVPAIYADATKAETVLGFKTTTSLLDSLASAWKWQQTL from the coding sequence ATGAAAAAGATTCTCGTCACCGGCGGTGCCGGCTATATTGGTTCCCACACCGTGGTGGAGCTGGCCCAGGCGGGCTACGAGCCGGTCATCATCGACAATTTCAGCAACTCGCGAGAGTCGGTACTCGACGGGCTGAAGGCCATTCTGGGCCACGAGGTGCGTTGCTACGACGTCAATTGCGCCAATGCCGATGCGTTGCGCTGGGTGCTGAAGCAGGAAAAGGACATAGCCGGCGTTATTCACTTTGCGGCCTTCAAGGCGGTGGGCGAATCGGTGCAGAAGCCACTGGCCTACTTTCAAAACAATGTGGGCTCGCTGCTGACGCTGCTGCAAGTGATGCCCGAGTTCGGGATAGAGAACCTGGTGTTCTCGTCGTCGTGCACCGTGTACGGCAACCCCGACGCGCTGCCCGTGACGGAGGCCACGCCCACCAAGCCCGCCACCTCGCCCTACGGCCGCACCAAGCAGATGTGCGAAGACATTGTGCACGACGTGGCGGGGGCCAGCAGCAACCAGCTGCGCACCATTTTGCTGCGTTACTTCAACCCCATTGGGGCCCACGAATCGGCCAAAATTGGCGAGCTGCCCCTGGGCACGCCCAACAACCTGGTGCCGTTCATCACGCAAACCGCGGCGGGCATCCGCGAGAAGCTGACGATTTTCGGCAACGACTACGACACGCCCGACGGCACCAACGTGCGCGACTACATCCACGTGGTGGACCTGGCCAGGGCCCACATCGTGGCCGTGCAGCGCCTGCTGGACCGGAAAGCCGCCGACACCGTGGAAACATTCAACGTGGGCACCGGCCACGGCAACACGGTGCTGGAAGTGGTGCAAGCCTTCGAAAAAGCCAGCGGCCAGCAGCTGAACTACGCCATTGGGCCCCGGCGCCCCGGCGACGTGCCCGCCATCTACGCCGACGCCACCAAGGCCGAAACCGTGCTCGGATTTAAAACGACGACCTCGCTGCTTGACTCACTCGCCAGCGCCTGGAAGTGGCAGCAAACTTTGTAA
- the rfbB gene encoding dTDP-glucose 4,6-dehydratase, translating into MKILITGGAGFIGSHVVRLFVMKYPNYQIINLDALTYAGNLENLRDVEGAPNYRFVKGDIADQAFIDELFAREEPDAVIHLAAESHVDRSITDPMAFVKTNVIGTVNLLNAARNLWQPGGYAGHTFYHVSTDEVYGSLDFGPEMFTEDTAYDPRSPYSASKASSDHFVRAWHHTYGLPIKLSNCSNNYGPNHFPEKLIPLAIHRLRTGQPVPVYGKGENVRDWLFVKDHATAIDAVFHNGKLGDTYNIGGVNEWQNLKLIELLCDVVDEKTGQGPGTSRRLIKFVTDRAGHDMRYAIDSSKIMNELGWKPSVTFEQGLAQTVDWYLANEEWLNSVTSGAYQDYNTKQYAGR; encoded by the coding sequence ATGAAAATCCTCATCACCGGCGGGGCCGGCTTCATTGGTTCGCACGTGGTGCGGCTGTTTGTTATGAAGTACCCCAATTATCAGATTATTAACCTGGATGCACTGACGTACGCCGGCAACCTGGAGAACCTGCGCGACGTGGAAGGGGCCCCCAACTACCGCTTCGTGAAGGGCGACATCGCCGACCAGGCGTTCATCGACGAGCTGTTTGCCCGCGAGGAGCCCGACGCTGTAATTCACCTGGCCGCCGAAAGCCACGTCGACCGCAGCATCACCGACCCGATGGCGTTCGTGAAAACCAACGTCATCGGCACCGTGAATTTGCTGAACGCGGCGCGTAACCTGTGGCAGCCGGGCGGCTACGCCGGCCACACCTTCTACCACGTGAGCACCGACGAGGTGTACGGCTCGCTGGACTTCGGCCCCGAGATGTTTACGGAGGACACCGCCTACGACCCCCGCTCGCCGTACTCAGCCTCCAAGGCCAGTTCCGACCACTTTGTACGCGCCTGGCACCACACCTACGGCCTGCCTATCAAGCTCAGCAACTGCTCGAACAACTACGGCCCCAACCACTTCCCCGAGAAGCTGATTCCGCTGGCCATCCACCGCCTGCGCACCGGCCAGCCAGTGCCGGTGTACGGCAAGGGTGAAAACGTGCGCGACTGGCTCTTCGTGAAAGACCACGCTACGGCCATCGACGCGGTGTTTCACAACGGCAAGCTGGGCGATACTTACAACATCGGCGGCGTGAACGAGTGGCAGAACCTGAAGCTCATCGAGCTGCTCTGCGACGTGGTGGACGAGAAAACCGGCCAGGGCCCCGGCACCTCGCGCCGGCTCATCAAGTTCGTCACCGACCGCGCGGGCCACGACATGCGCTACGCCATCGACAGCAGCAAGATCATGAACGAGCTGGGCTGGAAGCCGTCCGTCACCTTCGAGCAGGGCCTGGCCCAGACTGTGGACTGGTACCTCGCCAACGAGGAGTGGCTGAACAGCGTGACCAGCGGTGCCTACCAGGATTACAACACCAAGCAGTACGCGGGGCGGTAG
- a CDS encoding SDR family oxidoreductase, with protein MYDTPFHDRPLSDTTFLVTGGAGFIGSNLVEYLLKYGAKKVRTLDNYSNGFRKNLALFEGDPALEIVDGDIRNAETCAAACAGMDVVLHQAALGSVPRSIKDPVLTNDVNVGGFVQMLTAAKDAGVKRFVYAASSSTYGDHPGLPKVEDRIGKPLSPYAVTKYANELYADVFARTYGLEIIGLRYFNIFGPRQDPGGAYAAVIPLFIDAILENQAPTLNGDGGQTRDFTFVENCVQANIRAALTTNPGALNQVYNIAVGDRTSLVEMYDILREEAGSDLAPQFGPDRAGDIRDSLADISKAGNLLGYAPQIRIRAGLQQTLDWFRANQEFIKERN; from the coding sequence ATGTACGATACCCCTTTCCACGACCGGCCGCTGTCGGATACTACGTTTCTCGTCACCGGCGGCGCGGGCTTCATCGGCTCCAACCTGGTGGAGTACCTGCTGAAGTACGGCGCCAAAAAGGTGCGCACCCTGGACAACTACTCCAACGGCTTCCGCAAAAACCTGGCGCTATTTGAAGGCGACCCGGCCCTGGAAATCGTGGACGGCGACATCCGCAACGCCGAAACGTGCGCCGCGGCCTGCGCGGGCATGGACGTGGTGCTGCACCAGGCGGCGCTGGGCTCGGTGCCGCGCTCCATCAAGGACCCGGTGCTGACCAACGACGTGAACGTGGGCGGCTTCGTGCAGATGCTGACCGCCGCCAAGGACGCGGGCGTGAAGCGCTTCGTGTACGCCGCTTCCAGCAGCACCTACGGCGACCACCCCGGCCTGCCTAAAGTAGAGGACCGCATCGGCAAGCCGCTCTCACCCTACGCCGTCACGAAGTATGCCAACGAGCTGTACGCCGACGTATTTGCCCGCACCTACGGGTTGGAAATCATTGGCTTGCGGTACTTCAATATTTTTGGGCCCCGGCAAGACCCCGGTGGGGCCTACGCGGCCGTGATTCCGCTGTTCATCGACGCCATTCTGGAAAACCAGGCCCCCACCCTGAACGGCGACGGCGGCCAGACCCGTGACTTCACCTTCGTGGAAAACTGCGTGCAAGCCAACATCCGCGCCGCCCTCACCACTAACCCCGGGGCCCTCAACCAGGTGTACAACATCGCCGTGGGCGACCGCACTTCGTTGGTTGAGATGTACGATATCCTCCGCGAGGAAGCCGGCTCGGACCTCGCCCCGCAGTTTGGCCCCGACCGCGCCGGCGACATCCGCGACTCGCTGGCCGACATCAGCAAGGCCGGCAACCTGCTCGGCTACGCGCCTCAAATCCGCATCCGCGCGGGCTTGCAGCAGACGCTGGACTGGTTCAGGGCCAACCAGGAATTTATCAAGGAGCGCAACTAG
- the rfbA gene encoding glucose-1-phosphate thymidylyltransferase RfbA — MKGIILAGGSGTRLHPLTLAVSKQLMPVYDKPMIYYPLSILLMAGIREVLIITTPHDQAQFQKLLGDGKNLGCDFQYVVQEVPNGLAQAFVLGADFIGQDSVALVLGDNIFYGTGLEELLKSNNNPDGGVVYAYHVHDPERYGVVEFDANKKALSIEEKPAQPKSNYAVPGLYFYDNSVVEIAKNLEMSPRGEYEITDVNKEYLRRGKLKVGILSRGTAWLDTGTFESLMQAGEYVRVIEQRQGLKVGAIEEVAYRQGFITADELRALALPLRKSGYGDYLLNLPEQLVLGAQ, encoded by the coding sequence ATGAAAGGCATTATCCTCGCCGGCGGCTCCGGCACCCGGTTGCACCCCCTCACCCTGGCCGTCAGCAAGCAGCTGATGCCGGTGTACGACAAGCCGATGATTTACTACCCGCTGAGCATCCTGCTGATGGCCGGCATTCGGGAAGTGCTGATTATCACCACGCCCCACGACCAGGCGCAGTTCCAGAAGCTACTTGGCGATGGCAAAAACCTGGGCTGCGACTTCCAGTACGTGGTGCAGGAAGTGCCCAACGGGCTGGCGCAGGCCTTCGTGCTGGGGGCCGACTTCATCGGCCAGGATAGCGTGGCGCTGGTGCTGGGCGACAACATTTTCTATGGCACGGGCCTGGAGGAACTGCTGAAATCGAACAATAACCCCGACGGCGGCGTGGTGTACGCCTACCACGTGCATGACCCCGAGCGCTACGGCGTGGTGGAGTTCGACGCCAACAAGAAGGCCCTGAGCATCGAGGAAAAACCCGCCCAGCCCAAAAGCAACTACGCCGTGCCGGGCCTGTATTTCTACGATAACAGCGTGGTGGAAATCGCCAAGAACCTGGAAATGAGCCCCCGCGGCGAGTACGAGATTACCGACGTGAACAAGGAATACCTGCGCCGCGGCAAGCTGAAGGTCGGCATCCTGAGCCGGGGTACGGCTTGGCTCGACACGGGCACTTTCGAGAGCCTGATGCAGGCCGGCGAGTACGTGCGCGTGATTGAGCAGCGCCAGGGCCTGAAAGTGGGCGCTATTGAGGAGGTAGCTTACCGCCAGGGCTTCATCACGGCCGATGAGCTGCGGGCCCTGGCCCTGCCGCTGCGCAAAAGCGGCTACGGCGACTACCTCCTGAACCTGCCCGAGCAGCTGGTGCTGGGCGCGCAATAG
- a CDS encoding OmpA family protein, with amino-acid sequence MKILVFSFALVAALVLGAPAARAQHALWASKVVEVSSQKAGGKEAFSPQQVLGAPNALPLGQASDRAWIPRKEGRDEFVEVRFARSVLAQQITVVENFNPGAVTKIELIDTHGGHHEVYTNDNPGPLPDLYRTLEVKIAPAKPAYRTIGAVVHLNTAKVEGVNQLDAIGVADVTQTMVKKDFKAPDAEAAGVARFDSSLVNLGPTVNSSAVDTHPVISPDGRTLYFARQNHPGNIGGKTDPQDVWFSTLQSASAKAWGPAKNMGGPVNTAGFPNGLASVSANGQRLLLLGHYTPEGLVPKGPSMSEHRPGGWSQPVNVDIEDFYNNDDEHADYFLATSGKALLLAVERTDGLGEQDLYVSFPKPAPPGQPVTWTRPRNLGPNVNTKKADFAPFLAPDEKTLYFASEGRGGYGKSDIFYSKRLDDTWTNWSPPRNLGGAVNSPDFDAYYTVSAAGDDAYLVSTHNGIGGSKDIFRIALAPAFKPEAVTLVRGQVLDAATKKPIKAIIHYENLLTGEEIGTAETDPTDGSYTIVLPSGVQYGYRAEAANYIAENANLDVTARDKYSEQTQDLFMVPFTVGQTVKLNNIFFQQSKYYLRTNSYPELARLVRIMRDYPTVEIKIGGHTDNQGDPALNLKLSLDRVNEVRKYIISKGITPSRITTEGYGGTNPVASNDQEDTRALNRRVEFTITKK; translated from the coding sequence ATGAAAATTCTCGTTTTTTCTTTTGCCCTGGTGGCGGCCCTAGTGCTGGGGGCCCCGGCGGCGCGGGCCCAGCACGCGCTGTGGGCCAGCAAAGTGGTGGAAGTGTCGTCGCAGAAAGCGGGGGGCAAAGAAGCTTTTTCGCCTCAGCAGGTGCTGGGGGCCCCCAACGCCCTTCCCCTGGGCCAGGCCAGCGACCGGGCCTGGATTCCGCGCAAAGAAGGGCGCGACGAATTTGTGGAAGTGCGCTTTGCCCGCTCGGTGCTGGCCCAGCAGATTACGGTGGTCGAGAACTTCAACCCCGGCGCCGTGACGAAGATTGAGCTCATCGACACCCACGGCGGGCACCACGAAGTGTATACCAACGACAACCCGGGGCCCCTGCCCGACTTGTACCGCACGCTGGAGGTGAAAATTGCCCCGGCCAAGCCGGCCTACCGCACCATCGGGGCGGTGGTGCACCTGAACACGGCCAAGGTGGAGGGCGTGAACCAGCTCGACGCCATCGGCGTGGCCGACGTGACGCAGACGATGGTGAAGAAGGACTTTAAAGCGCCCGACGCCGAGGCGGCCGGCGTGGCCCGCTTCGACTCGTCGCTCGTGAACCTGGGGCCCACCGTGAACAGCTCGGCTGTGGATACGCACCCCGTGATTTCACCGGACGGCCGCACCCTGTACTTTGCCCGCCAGAACCACCCGGGCAACATCGGCGGCAAAACCGACCCGCAGGACGTGTGGTTTTCGACCCTGCAAAGCGCCAGCGCCAAGGCCTGGGGCCCCGCCAAAAACATGGGCGGCCCCGTGAACACCGCCGGCTTCCCCAACGGGCTGGCCTCGGTATCGGCCAACGGGCAGCGCCTGCTGCTACTGGGCCACTACACGCCCGAGGGCCTGGTGCCCAAGGGCCCTAGCATGTCGGAGCATCGCCCGGGCGGCTGGTCGCAACCAGTCAACGTGGACATTGAGGACTTTTACAACAACGACGACGAGCACGCCGACTACTTTCTGGCCACTTCGGGCAAGGCCCTGCTGCTGGCCGTGGAGCGCACCGACGGCCTGGGCGAGCAGGACTTGTACGTGAGCTTTCCGAAGCCCGCGCCCCCCGGCCAGCCCGTGACGTGGACGCGCCCGCGCAACCTGGGCCCCAACGTGAACACCAAAAAGGCCGACTTCGCCCCCTTCCTCGCCCCCGATGAAAAGACGCTGTACTTCGCCAGCGAGGGCCGCGGCGGCTATGGCAAGTCCGACATTTTCTACTCCAAGCGCCTCGACGACACCTGGACGAACTGGAGCCCGCCCCGCAACCTGGGCGGCGCGGTGAACTCGCCCGACTTCGACGCCTACTACACCGTGTCGGCGGCCGGCGACGACGCCTATCTGGTGTCGACGCACAACGGAATAGGCGGCTCGAAGGACATTTTTCGCATCGCCCTGGCCCCCGCCTTCAAGCCGGAGGCCGTGACGCTGGTGCGCGGCCAGGTGCTGGACGCGGCTACCAAGAAGCCCATCAAGGCCATCATCCACTACGAAAACCTGCTGACGGGCGAGGAAATCGGCACCGCCGAAACCGACCCCACAGATGGCTCCTACACCATTGTGCTGCCCAGCGGCGTACAGTACGGCTACCGCGCCGAGGCCGCCAACTACATCGCCGAAAACGCCAACCTCGACGTGACGGCCCGCGACAAGTATTCGGAGCAAACCCAGGACCTGTTCATGGTGCCCTTTACGGTGGGCCAGACGGTGAAGCTCAACAACATCTTCTTCCAGCAAAGCAAGTACTACCTGCGCACCAACTCGTACCCCGAGCTGGCGCGCCTCGTGCGCATCATGCGCGACTACCCAACGGTGGAAATCAAAATCGGCGGCCATACCGATAACCAGGGCGACCCCGCCCTGAACCTCAAGCTGAGCCTCGACCGCGTGAATGAAGTACGTAAGTATATCATCAGCAAGGGTATCACGCCCTCGCGCATCACCACTGAGGGCTACGGCGGCACCAATCCCGTGGCCAGCAACGACCAGGAAGACACCCGCGCACTCAACCGCCGGGTGGAGTTCACCATCACGAAAAAATAA
- a CDS encoding FeoB-associated Cys-rich membrane protein has protein sequence MLVQYILVAAIVLGALFFLGRRAWRAFFSKDQVGCAKGCGACGGIDVDRLERTIAARAGR, from the coding sequence ATGTTAGTTCAATACATCCTCGTGGCCGCCATTGTGCTGGGGGCCCTGTTTTTCCTGGGCCGCCGGGCTTGGCGGGCCTTCTTCTCGAAGGACCAAGTGGGCTGCGCCAAGGGCTGCGGCGCCTGCGGTGGCATTGATGTGGACCGCCTGGAGCGCACCATTGCGGCCCGCGCCGGGCGCTGA
- a CDS encoding inositol monophosphatase family protein → MTDYLALSHQVAALCRETAQFILHEAKTFDPNKIENKGLHDMVSYVDQGAERRLVAGLREILPAAGFITEEGTAGAPGETQEFTWIIDPLDGTTNFIHSLPVFAVSVALLHGPDLVVGVVHEANRDESFRAAKGHGAFCNADRIHVTGAPALANSLIATGFPYTKFAQLDKYLQVLGSYMQRTHGLRRLGSAATDLAYVAAGRFDGYFEFNINSYDVAAGLLLVTEAGGRVTQFLEDGDPLFGREVVASNGHLHEEMQATIREFWA, encoded by the coding sequence ATGACCGATTACCTCGCCCTTTCGCACCAAGTAGCCGCGCTGTGCCGCGAAACCGCCCAGTTCATCCTGCACGAAGCCAAAACCTTCGACCCCAACAAGATTGAGAACAAGGGCCTGCACGACATGGTGAGCTACGTAGACCAGGGCGCCGAGCGCCGCCTGGTGGCTGGCCTGCGCGAAATCCTGCCCGCCGCCGGCTTCATTACCGAGGAAGGCACGGCCGGGGCCCCCGGCGAAACCCAGGAGTTCACCTGGATCATCGATCCGCTCGACGGCACCACCAACTTCATCCACTCGCTGCCCGTGTTTGCCGTAAGCGTGGCCCTGCTGCACGGCCCCGACCTGGTGGTGGGCGTGGTGCACGAAGCCAACCGCGACGAGAGCTTCCGCGCTGCCAAGGGCCACGGCGCCTTCTGCAACGCCGACCGAATACACGTGACGGGGGCCCCCGCGCTGGCCAACTCGCTCATCGCCACGGGCTTTCCCTATACCAAGTTTGCCCAGCTCGATAAGTACCTGCAAGTACTGGGCAGCTACATGCAGCGTACCCACGGCCTGCGCCGCCTGGGCTCGGCTGCCACCGACCTGGCCTACGTGGCCGCCGGCCGCTTCGACGGCTACTTCGAGTTCAACATCAACTCCTACGACGTAGCCGCGGGCCTGCTGCTCGTCACCGAAGCCGGCGGCCGCGTCACCCAGTTCCTGGAAGACGGCGACCCACTGTTCGGCCGTGAAGTGGTGGCCAGCAACGGCCACCTGCACGAGGAGATGCAGGCCACGATTCGGGAGTTCTGGGCGTAG
- the lnt gene encoding apolipoprotein N-acyltransferase produces the protein MAKTSPAAHPVALAALGAALLWTGWSTSGTLWPLGLFVGWVPYLLMERRFTQQGARKGRVFAGTYLFVLLWNASTTWWVSYADLAAGIAAVVLNAGLMCLPLMAFRQTKKRLGPRIGYLALPIYWIAFEQFHLRWDVTWPWLTLGNGFAAVPQWVQWYEYTGFLGGSVWVWVVNLLVFFAVVDKKTLGFTTGTAAAVVAGPADLVGVRPFGTRFLAPFLAIILPLVLSYAIGATYQEQGPGAEVVVVQPNFNPYTEKFAGAADFVSYDVQLTRLLDLSTRQLTPQTRLVLWPETSLADYYVEKTIDANPRIRRIRAWLGQHPGVALVTGMTSVVTYPNKESASETARFRDDAGYYDVCNTVAYLASATAPVQFYHKERLVPGVEKVPPFLTALVSHIDLGGYVGSYGTVPETTLFRVPGAPALVVRPLVCYESIYGDFTAQYVRDGANLLGLVTNDAWWYDTPGYRQLLRLGALRAIETRRDLARAANTGFTGFINQKGALTQLAPTWVPTASRAIVHLNDKLTFYTRVGEYIGRGCQALALLLLGWVIARAFAGPKN, from the coding sequence TTGGCGAAGACTAGCCCCGCGGCCCATCCCGTAGCGCTGGCCGCACTCGGTGCTGCCCTGCTCTGGACCGGCTGGTCGACCAGCGGCACGCTCTGGCCCCTGGGCCTGTTCGTGGGCTGGGTGCCGTACCTGCTCATGGAGCGCCGCTTCACGCAGCAGGGGGCCCGCAAGGGCCGCGTGTTTGCGGGTACCTACCTGTTTGTGCTGCTCTGGAATGCCAGCACCACCTGGTGGGTGAGCTACGCCGACCTGGCCGCCGGCATCGCCGCCGTAGTCCTGAACGCGGGGCTCATGTGCCTGCCGCTCATGGCCTTCCGCCAAACCAAGAAGCGCTTGGGGCCCCGCATTGGCTACCTCGCGCTGCCCATCTACTGGATTGCCTTCGAGCAGTTTCATCTGCGCTGGGACGTCACCTGGCCCTGGCTCACGCTGGGCAATGGCTTTGCTGCCGTGCCGCAGTGGGTGCAGTGGTACGAGTACACCGGCTTCCTCGGCGGCTCGGTATGGGTGTGGGTAGTCAACCTGCTGGTTTTCTTTGCGGTAGTCGACAAAAAAACGCTGGGATTCACCACCGGAACCGCTGCGGCCGTAGTGGCCGGGCCCGCCGATTTGGTGGGCGTACGGCCCTTCGGCACACGGTTTTTAGCGCCTTTTTTAGCGATAATACTGCCGCTTGTTTTATCCTACGCCATCGGCGCTACTTACCAGGAACAGGGCCCCGGGGCCGAAGTGGTGGTGGTGCAGCCTAACTTCAACCCCTACACCGAGAAGTTTGCCGGAGCGGCCGACTTTGTTTCCTACGACGTGCAGCTCACACGGCTGCTCGACCTCAGCACCCGGCAGCTCACGCCCCAAACCCGGCTCGTGCTCTGGCCCGAAACCAGCCTGGCGGACTACTACGTGGAGAAAACCATCGACGCCAACCCCCGCATCCGGCGCATCCGGGCCTGGCTGGGGCAGCACCCCGGTGTGGCCCTCGTCACGGGCATGACCAGCGTCGTGACCTACCCCAACAAGGAATCGGCCAGCGAAACGGCCCGCTTCCGCGACGACGCCGGCTACTACGACGTGTGCAACACGGTCGCTTACCTCGCCAGCGCCACGGCTCCGGTGCAGTTTTACCACAAGGAGCGGCTGGTGCCGGGCGTCGAGAAAGTGCCGCCCTTCCTCACCGCCCTCGTGTCGCACATCGACCTGGGCGGCTACGTGGGCAGCTACGGCACGGTGCCCGAAACCACCCTGTTCCGCGTGCCCGGGGCCCCCGCCCTGGTGGTGCGGCCCCTCGTGTGCTACGAGTCCATCTACGGCGATTTCACCGCCCAATATGTGCGCGATGGGGCCAACCTGCTGGGTCTGGTCACCAACGACGCCTGGTGGTACGACACGCCCGGCTACCGCCAGCTGCTGCGCTTGGGGGCCCTGCGCGCCATCGAAACCCGCCGCGATCTGGCCCGCGCCGCCAACACGGGCTTCACCGGCTTCATCAACCAGAAGGGTGCCCTCACGCAGCTGGCCCCCACTTGGGTGCCTACCGCCAGCCGCGCCATCGTGCACCTGAACGATAAGCTGACCTTTTACACCCGCGTGGGCGAATACATCGGCCGCGGCTGCCAGGCCCTGGCCCTGCTGCTACTCGGCTGGGTAATTGCCCGGGCCTTCGCGGGGCCCAAAAACTAA